The following nucleotide sequence is from Sphingobacteriaceae bacterium.
TATAGCTGCATTTTTTAATATGAAATATTTAATTAGAAAATTAATTAATTGTTCTCTAAATCCTTTATCACCTAAATAAGGAAATAGTCGAAGCATTATCTTCCCATTGTGTAAAAAACTGACTTGTATATAATTTTAACTATATCAATAGATCAAGCTACATTTACTAAAAAAATTACTGACCAGTTTCTGCTATAAAGTTTAAAAAAGGATATATAAAAATGATGGGTATCAAAAAATATTTAAACCATTTCTTCCTGCTGAATTTCTAGCTCTAAGAAGAAGAATTATTAATAATAATTATGAAAAAAGGGAAACAAAAATTTTTGAACAGGTTGTAAAAGAATATTTAGTAAGCCACAAGATTACTAAATTACAATTGGGAAGCCAGAGGAATGCTCTTAAAGGATGGTTGAACACAGATAGGTTTGCTGATAAGATTAATAACATTTTTTTTCTCGATGTTACAAAAAAGTTTAATATACCGGATGAATCTTTCGATTATGTTTATTGCGAAGAATTGATTGAGCATATTGACTATAAAGAAGGCATAAATATGCTCAAGGAATGCTGTAGAATATTAAAATCGGGTGGAAAAATAAGAATAGGAACGCCTGATTTAAAAAGTTTTATAGAAATTTATAATCCCAGCCATAATCAAATTCAAGGTGAATATATAAAATGGATCGTCGATAGTTATCTGACAGATATCAAAATATACAATAGTGTTTTTGTTATAAATAATGTTTTTTATAATTGGGAACATAAATTCATTTATGATTTTGATACCTTAGCTGACTCATTGCAAAGAACAGGTTTCAATGGTATTGTGCGAAGACTTGATGGCGAGAGCAGTGACGAACATTTGAAAAATATTGAGCAGCACGTGATAGCCTCAGAAAATAATAAATTTAGAAATTTTGAGTCATTTTTTATAGAAGCCCAAAAACCAGTCAAATGAAGCGTGAATGAAAAATAATTATCCCAAAGTGACAGTTGTCATCCCTACTTATAATAGATCGCAATTAATTCAGAGATCAATAAATAGTGTTCTTAATCAAACTTATAAGAATGTTGAGCTGATTGTCGTTGATGATTCAGATGATGATACAGAAATTAAAGTTAAAGAAATAAAAGATGAGAGACTGATTTATATAAAGAATAGTCAAAGAATGGGTGTGTCAAAAGCAAGAAACATGGCTATTAAGATTTCCACAGGTGAGCTTATTGCTTTTCAGGATTCCGACGATGAATGGTATAATGATAAGCTTGAGAAGCAAGTTAACCTTCTCCTTAAATCTTCACCCCGGGTTGCTGCCGTTTACTGCGGACAGGAATTTTTTGATATTACTACTGGTGAAAAAACTGGCATCGAATTAACCGAGATTAATTTCAGAAAATCTTATGCAGAAGGATTTCTCCAGACTCCTGCAACACAAACAGTATTAATTAAAAAAAGTGTTTTAAATGAGGTCGGTTATTTTGATGAACGACTTAGAGCCGCCGAAGATACGGAACTGGCAATTAGGGTATCAAAAAAATACCTGTATGCCTTCGTTAAAGAACCCTTGATAAAGGTTGCAAGAAACCATGATTCTTTGATGGGCAATGCGAAAAATTATCTTTACGCTTATGATCTTATTTACGAAAAACACAAAGATTTCTTGAGTAATAAAATTTTATTCGGGTTATGCAAAGTTCTTGCTAATTATTGGATTCTAAAAGGAGATTACAAAAAAGCAAAAGGGTATATAAAAAAATCCCTCGAACATCAACTTGAACTTAAAACCCTTGCTCAGTATAGTGCAATTGTAATTGCTCCGTTTCTATTAAAATATGCACATAGTAAAAAGTATAAGAATGGGATTCCTCACCCAACTCAGCCGGGAAAGATAATTGAGGACGACAGAAAAGATTTTTAACTCTGATTTTAAATCTCACCAAACCATATATTAATTTTAAAACTGATTATCATTTTATTCATGAATTTTAATCCTAAGGTTTCAGTAATAATTCCTGTGTTTAACCGGGAGAATCTAATACAAAAGTCCATAAATAGTGTTCTGAACCAGACTTACAAAAACTTAGAATTGATTGTAGTTGATGATGCATCTACGGATAATACTGCTCAAAAAATATCAGAAATTAAAGATAAAGATTAAAATATATTGGAAATGAGGTAAACCTCGGCCCATCGCAATCAAGAAATAAGGGAATTGAATTATCAACTGGGGAAGTAATAGCTTTTCAGGATTCGGATGACGAATGGCATGCAGATAAATTGGAGAAGCAGATTGATCTGCTTCTTAAATCTCCGCCGGATGTTGTCGCAGTTTATTGCGGAGTAGAATTTTTTGATATTAGAACTGATATGAAAATTGGGGAAGATCGGCAAAATGACGACTTCAAAGTCGATTTTTTATCTGGTTCACATTTACCACATACACCATCAACTCAGACTGTGTTAATTAAAAAAAGTGTTCTCAACGAGGTCGGTTATTTTGATGAAAGACTCGAGCTGCGAAGATACAGAGTTAGCTATAAGAGTATCTAAAAAAATATCGCTATGGTTATGTTAATACACCTTTGGTGAAAATTGCACGAAACCATAATTCATTAATGAGCAACGTAAAAAATTATACTATTTCTAAAGAAATAATAATTGAAAAGCACAAAGATTTTTTAAGCAAAAAGATTTTATGGGGTTTATGCAAAGAAGTTGCTAATTATTATATCTTAAAAAGTGATTATATGAAAGCGAAAGAGTATATAAAAAAATCTTTTACATTCAAATTTGATCTTAAAAAGCTTTGCCAATTTACTGCAATTTTAATTGCCCCTTTTTGGATAAAATTCTTATAGTAAAAAATATAAAAAGGAATCCTTCCTCACCCAAATTTCGCAGGTCAATTTATTAAAGATGATTCTTAAAGATTATTAAAAGTCGATTTTTAATGATAGCGAAAATTATTTGTTTAGTACTGACGTCAGCCCCGCCATTTTCACAGTGATGCCTTCACAATGGCGGGGTTTTTCGGCTAGCTGATTTGTACTGGATTTATTCACCCCGTCTTCGGTTGCAAATAAATTTAGGTATCATAGTTATTTAACATAATGATCATCTTCTGAAGATTTTATATTAAACTTTTAACTAATGAACTGTTAGATGGCATTAAATTTTATTCGTCACAATCATGATAAGCTTCTCTATAGGCGTTTTAAAACTGTAATCAATTTCATTCTAAGTTTTTTGTTGAATATTAAAATAAAAACATGAATAGTAAAACTCCCATAGTATCCTTCGTTATTCCCACCCATAACCGGGCTAATGTTATTAGAGATTGTCTTGAAAGCGTTGTAAACCAAACTTACCGCAATATTGAAATTGTAGTTGTCAATGACAACTCGACAGATCACACACTAAAAATATTAGAAGAATATCAAAACAAGTATAACTTTTCAGTTTTTTAATAATGATGGAAAGGGCGTTTGTTCAGCTCGAAATTTAGGAATTAGAATGGCAAAAGGTGATTACATTTCCTTTATGGATGACGATGATATTTGTGAATTGTTTAGAATTGAGCAGCAAATGAAACCCATAATAGAAAGCGGTTTCAAATTCAACTTCATTATATCGAGTTTTTCTATATTTTCGAAAACTGGAGAAACTGTGAAGATTTATGATTATTTGCTTAAAACAGATTCAATTGGGTATACTGTTAGATGGCTTCTTAAACGCGAATTATTGTTAGAGGCCGGGCTATTTGACACATCACAGCCAAACATTGAAGAAGTTGAATTATTTTTTAGATTAAAACAAAAAGCTCAAATTTTTTTTTAGTACTGTTCCGGTAGTAAAAGTTAGGGAGTCTCAAGTATCGCTTACAAAGACAATGATAAAATGATCCAGGGTATTCTCAGGTTGTTGGAGCTTCATTCTAATAAAATGGGGTGGTATGAAAAGAATGCCTGGTTAATTCATTTGTGCATAAAATATATAGAACAGGAACACTATGAAAACTTTTACCTTTACTACGAACAACTTGCCAAAGAGCATTTCCGATTGAATAGAATTGCATTACTGCTTAGTTATAAAATTAAAAGTCTGCTTCCTTCAATAATTTATGATAGAATCTATTCTAAATTTGAGGGTTTGATAAATGGCAGAAATAAAACATATCCAGTAAAGATTGATTAATAATTTTTCCTATTGAATAAAACTTAATATCTATGTGTGGAATTGTTGGTATAGTAAATAAAGAACCTCAGAATAAAGAAAAACTTAAGCATCAGCTAGGCGAAATGCGTGATACAATGATTCATCGTGGTCCTGATGGATTTGGTTCATGGATTTCTGATGATAGTAAAGTTGGGTTTGGGCATAGAAGACTTAGCATCATCGATCTGAGTGAAGCCGGTAAACAGCCAATGTCAAATCCCGAACAGACAATATGGATTACGTTTAATGGAGAGATATACAATCATTTAGATATCAGGAAAGAGTTGGAAAATCTCGGCTACAACTATCACTCGGGTACTGACACAGAGACTATTATCTATGCATATCAAGAGTGGGGAATAGGTTGCCTGAATAAATTAAACGGAATGTTCGCTATTGGTCTTTGGGATGATCGGCAAAAATGTTTATATCTTATTCGTGATAGAGTTGGGATCAAACCACTCTATTATGTCGAAACGGGAAAGAGTCTTTTATTCGCATCAGAAATTAAATCGTTTTTTAAGCATCCTGATGTAGTAAAGCAAATTTCGGAGGAAGGATTATATCATTATTTTTCGTTCGGTTCAACGCCTGCTCCGTATACTTTATTTAAGAATATATTTTAAAGTGTCGGCCGGGTCATTATTTAAAGATAACCAATAACAATAAACCACAAATAATTGAGTGGTGGAATCCGCTTTGGAATACTTCGAATCAGCCATTATTGAAAAGTGAAGAGGAACATACAGGTATTTATTAAACCTATTAAGAGATTCAGTCAAGCT
It contains:
- a CDS encoding methyltransferase domain-containing protein — its product is MNTDRFADKINNIFFLDVTKKFNIPDESFDYVYCEELIEHIDYKEGINMLKECCRILKSGGKIRIGTPDLKSFIEIYNPSHNQIQGEYIKWIVDSYLTDIKIYNSVFVINNVFYNWEHKFIYDFDTLADSLQRTGFNGIVRRLDGESSDEHLKNIEQHVIASENNKFRNFESFFIEAQKPVK
- a CDS encoding glycosyltransferase family 2 protein, which gives rise to MKNNYPKVTVVIPTYNRSQLIQRSINSVLNQTYKNVELIVVDDSDDDTEIKVKEIKDERLIYIKNSQRMGVSKARNMAIKISTGELIAFQDSDDEWYNDKLEKQVNLLLKSSPRVAAVYCGQEFFDITTGEKTGIELTEINFRKSYAEGFLQTPATQTVLIKKSVLNEVGYFDERLRAAEDTELAIRVSKKYLYAFVKEPLIKVARNHDSLMGNAKNYLYAYDLIYEKHKDFLSNKILFGLCKVLANYWILKGDYKKAKGYIKKSLEHQLELKTLAQYSAIVIAPFLLKYAHSKKYKNGIPHPTQPGKIIEDDRKDF
- a CDS encoding glycosyltransferase family 2 protein, encoding MNFNPKVSVIIPVFNRENLIQKSINSVLNQTYKNLELIVVDDASTDNTAQKISEIKDKD
- a CDS encoding glycosyltransferase; its protein translation is MGNEVNLGPSQSRNKGIELSTGEVIAFQDSDDEWHADKLEKQIDLLLKSPPDVVAVYCGVEFFDIRTDMKIGEDRQNDDFKVDFLSGSHLPHTPSTQTVLIKKSVLNEVGYFDERLELRRYRVSYKSI
- a CDS encoding glycosyltransferase family 2 protein, with the translated sequence MNSKTPIVSFVIPTHNRANVIRDCLESVVNQTYRNIEIVVVNDNSTDHTLKILEEYQNKYNFSVF
- a CDS encoding glycosyltransferase family 2 protein — encoded protein: MAKGDYISFMDDDDICELFRIEQQMKPIIESGFKFNFIISSFSIFSKTGETVKIYDYLLKTDSIGYTVRWLLKRELLLEAGLFDTSQPNIEEVELFFRLKQKAQIFF